One window from the genome of Thermus sediminis encodes:
- a CDS encoding helix-turn-helix domain-containing protein, protein MTQARETVSFKPGEVILYPGVPGPRDRAFRVLEGLVRLEAVDEEGNALTLRLVRPGGYFGEEALFGHERGYFAEAVTGVLLEALPKEPTPEEVEALAQHLSQALSESYRRIERLATQRLKNRMAAALLELSETPLAKEEEGAIVLHATHDELAAAVGSVRETVTKVIGELSREGYIRSGYGKILLKDVRGLKELAQSRGDGR, encoded by the coding sequence ATGACCCAGGCCCGCGAAACGGTGAGCTTCAAGCCCGGCGAGGTTATCCTCTACCCAGGGGTCCCCGGTCCCCGGGACCGGGCCTTCAGGGTGCTCGAGGGCCTCGTCCGCCTCGAGGCCGTGGACGAGGAGGGAAACGCCCTCACCCTGCGCCTGGTCCGCCCCGGAGGCTACTTCGGGGAGGAGGCCCTTTTCGGGCACGAGCGGGGCTACTTCGCCGAGGCGGTGACCGGGGTGCTCCTGGAGGCCCTGCCCAAGGAGCCCACCCCGGAGGAGGTGGAGGCCCTGGCCCAGCACCTGTCCCAGGCCCTTTCCGAGTCCTACCGCCGCATTGAGCGCCTGGCCACCCAGCGCCTCAAGAACCGCATGGCGGCGGCCCTCTTGGAGCTTTCGGAAACGCCCTTGGCCAAGGAGGAGGAGGGGGCCATCGTCCTCCACGCCACCCACGACGAGCTGGCCGCCGCGGTGGGGAGCGTGCGGGAGACGGTGACCAAGGTCATCGGCGAGCTTTCCCGGGAGGGCTACATCCGCTCCGGGTACGGCAAGATCCTCCTCAAGGACGTAAGGGGCCTTAAGGAGCTGGCCCAAAGCCGCGGGGACGGCCGCTAG
- a CDS encoding DUF502 domain-containing protein, with product MRLRQRLLTGLVTLLPLLVTLYFLGWVYTYSGGYIQTVLRLVDFEVPRAYQPALPFVGLFLAGVLIYLVGTLAENYLGRRFIHSLERSVLLIPIVRDIYKAVQQIAHTLFGQKEVQFSRAAVIEYPRRGLYVLCFVVQSVEGRLPPLPEGYTAVLVPTSPVPASGVVILVPSEEVIPLEISVEEALKYVVSAGFLLPEKPSGPLTPLPQNTARPS from the coding sequence ATGCGGCTTAGGCAACGCCTCCTCACCGGCCTGGTCACCCTCCTCCCCCTCCTGGTCACCCTGTACTTCCTGGGCTGGGTCTACACCTATTCCGGAGGGTACATCCAGACCGTCCTCCGCCTGGTGGACTTCGAGGTGCCCCGGGCCTACCAGCCTGCCCTCCCCTTCGTGGGCCTCTTCCTGGCGGGGGTCCTCATCTACCTGGTGGGGACCCTGGCGGAGAACTACCTGGGAAGGCGGTTCATCCACTCTCTGGAGCGCTCGGTCCTCCTCATCCCCATCGTGCGGGACATCTACAAGGCGGTGCAGCAGATCGCCCACACCCTCTTCGGCCAGAAGGAGGTGCAGTTCAGCCGGGCGGCGGTCATCGAGTACCCCAGGCGGGGCCTCTACGTCCTCTGCTTCGTGGTCCAGAGCGTGGAGGGCCGCCTCCCCCCTCTACCCGAGGGGTACACCGCCGTCCTGGTGCCCACCAGCCCCGTGCCCGCTAGCGGCGTGGTCATCCTGGTGCCCTCCGAGGAGGTCATTCCCCTGGAGATCAGCGTGGAGGAGGCCCTGAAGTACGTGGTCTCCGCGGGCTTCCTCCTCCCCGAGAAACCTTCAGGCCCCTTAACCCCCCTCCCACAAAACACCGCTAGGCCCTCCTAG
- a CDS encoding response regulator transcription factor has product MKRILLIEDDPEVARLVELELKEAGFAVDWAKSGMEGLVRHRERRPDLVILDLGLPDLDGGEVARRIRATDDTPILVLTAQDAVSRKVSLLSEGADDYLVKPFHPAELLARIQVQLRHREGSEVLAVGELELYPKRRQAFFRGQEVRLSPKEFDLLMLLMGRPGRVFPRQDIEEKVWGRPLGKDSNVLDVHMANLRAKLREAGAYGYLRTVRGLGYALRPKGEG; this is encoded by the coding sequence ATGAAGCGGATCCTCCTCATCGAGGACGACCCCGAGGTAGCCCGGCTGGTGGAGCTGGAGCTCAAGGAGGCGGGCTTCGCCGTGGACTGGGCCAAGAGCGGCATGGAGGGCCTGGTGCGCCACCGGGAAAGGCGGCCTGACCTGGTGATCCTGGACCTGGGCCTTCCCGACCTGGACGGAGGGGAGGTGGCCCGCAGGATCCGGGCCACCGACGACACCCCCATTCTGGTCCTCACCGCCCAGGACGCCGTGAGCCGCAAGGTCTCCCTCCTCTCCGAGGGGGCGGACGACTACCTGGTCAAGCCCTTCCACCCCGCAGAGCTCCTCGCCCGCATCCAGGTGCAGCTCAGGCACCGGGAGGGGAGCGAGGTCCTGGCGGTGGGGGAGCTGGAGCTCTACCCCAAGAGGCGGCAGGCCTTCTTCCGCGGGCAGGAGGTCAGGCTCTCCCCCAAGGAGTTTGACCTCCTCATGCTCCTCATGGGCCGCCCAGGGCGGGTCTTCCCCCGGCAGGACATAGAGGAGAAGGTCTGGGGCCGCCCCCTGGGCAAGGACTCCAACGTCCTGGACGTGCACATGGCCAACCTGCGGGCCAAGCTGAGGGAGGCTGGGGCCTACGGCTACCTGCGCACGGTGCGGGGGCTGGGCTACGCCCTCCGCCCTAAGGGGGAAGGGTAG
- a CDS encoding sensor histidine kinase — MLPFRARLFLAFSLLWLLFLGGAFFLAGRGVEGALRGYLEATLLADARQAAEAYGKGQAGTLLATGGVYLHLYAEDGEPLVLTREDHRLPKEALRALGDTPRVFWAEGFAWTAARTPLGLLALTAEAKPIEGALSALRRALLEAFFLLFPLGVALVYLTARLATRPLEEAAREIGGRSPERLDPIPLRLPQDEFGRMVEAVNALLQALKEAKERERAFLAQVSHELRTPLTVLLGHLDRLERNPLGLEGLRTARATAERMRRLVGDLLDLAQGEVGFALDPHILDLKALALEAAREQGVAFHGEEAEVLGDPDRLLQMLRNLIANAVRAAGREGVRVRVRKTPPFGLVEVEDEGPGIPQDLLPHLFQPFRKGPGGGTGLGLAVAQAIAKAHGGEVEAESAPGRTIFRVRLPLLEED, encoded by the coding sequence GTGCTCCCCTTCCGGGCCCGGCTCTTCCTCGCCTTCAGCCTCCTCTGGCTCCTCTTCCTAGGGGGGGCCTTCTTTCTGGCGGGCCGGGGGGTGGAAGGGGCCTTGCGGGGCTACCTGGAGGCCACCCTCCTAGCGGACGCCAGGCAGGCGGCGGAGGCCTACGGGAAGGGGCAGGCGGGCACCCTCCTCGCCACCGGGGGGGTCTACCTCCACCTCTACGCCGAGGACGGGGAGCCCCTGGTCCTCACCCGGGAGGACCACCGCCTCCCCAAGGAGGCCCTCAGGGCGCTGGGGGACACCCCCAGGGTCTTTTGGGCGGAGGGCTTCGCCTGGACCGCGGCCCGCACCCCCTTGGGCCTCCTCGCCCTCACCGCCGAGGCCAAGCCCATTGAGGGGGCCCTCTCTGCCCTGAGGCGGGCCCTCCTAGAGGCCTTCTTCCTCCTCTTCCCCTTGGGGGTGGCCCTGGTCTACCTCACCGCCCGCCTGGCCACCAGGCCCCTGGAGGAGGCCGCCAGGGAGATCGGGGGGAGGAGCCCCGAGCGCCTGGACCCCATCCCCCTCCGCCTCCCCCAGGACGAGTTCGGCCGCATGGTGGAGGCGGTGAACGCCCTCCTCCAGGCCCTGAAGGAGGCCAAGGAGCGGGAGCGGGCCTTCCTGGCCCAGGTGAGCCACGAGCTCCGCACCCCCCTCACCGTCCTCCTGGGCCACCTGGACCGCCTGGAGAGGAACCCCCTGGGCCTCGAGGGCCTGAGGACCGCCCGGGCCACGGCGGAGAGGATGCGCCGCCTGGTGGGGGACCTTCTGGACCTGGCCCAGGGGGAGGTGGGCTTCGCCCTGGACCCCCACATCCTGGACCTGAAGGCCCTGGCCCTGGAGGCCGCCCGGGAGCAGGGGGTGGCCTTCCACGGGGAGGAGGCCGAGGTCCTGGGGGACCCGGATCGCCTCCTCCAGATGCTCCGAAACCTCATCGCCAACGCCGTCCGGGCCGCGGGGCGGGAAGGGGTGCGGGTGCGGGTGAGGAAGACCCCCCCCTTCGGCCTGGTGGAGGTGGAGGACGAGGGACCAGGCATCCCCCAAGACCTCCTCCCCCACCTTTTCCAGCCCTTCCGCAAGGGCCCCGGCGGGGGCACCGGCCTCGGCCTCGCTGTGGCCCAGGCCATCGCCAAGGCCCACGGGGGGGAGGTAGAGGCGGAAAGCGCCCCCGGCAGGACCATCTTCCGCGTGCGGCTTCCCCTTCTGGAGGAGGACTAG
- a CDS encoding Wzz/FepE/Etk N-terminal domain-containing protein, which translates to MVETPQEELSLRDIVEVLKRHLTYLWAIPLILAALALIYGFLIAEPTYASTATLAIGSSSQQVPSVTFESVKDVALSQGVLGPVWEALDKEGELPLRWRAADVFRGADRLRKDFSLKDMSNRGAGTTLWVRLTVKASEPEVAARAANLWADAVKREVDAFFQKNWQRVEEGLRTELTLAEEGYRQALERRQSFMRKTTLLQDRVELDFIQGIQISGQQAILLTLSNAGGDEPYGERLRILRRIYEIEDRLTLAEGGERQALLAEKKRLELQLQRLEERIRVLQERIAQAEEELAALDEAVARAKEIYLALNKQASEIRLARSQGEWASVLAPAYPVYEKVAPRRGLFLALALGLGLMLGVMAAFVAEALRPKGEPAPA; encoded by the coding sequence ATGGTGGAGACCCCCCAAGAGGAGCTTTCCCTACGGGACATCGTGGAGGTGCTCAAGCGGCACCTCACCTACCTTTGGGCCATTCCCCTTATCCTCGCCGCCCTGGCCCTCATCTACGGCTTCCTGATCGCCGAGCCCACCTACGCCTCCACGGCCACCTTGGCTATAGGTTCCTCCAGTCAGCAGGTCCCTAGCGTCACTTTTGAGTCCGTTAAGGATGTAGCCCTTTCCCAAGGGGTTTTGGGGCCAGTTTGGGAGGCTTTGGACAAAGAGGGCGAACTCCCTCTCAGATGGCGGGCTGCGGACGTTTTCCGGGGAGCGGATCGCTTACGCAAGGATTTCTCTTTGAAGGACATGAGCAATAGGGGGGCAGGCACCACTTTATGGGTACGCCTGACCGTGAAAGCTTCCGAACCGGAGGTGGCCGCCAGAGCGGCAAACCTTTGGGCGGACGCCGTTAAGCGTGAGGTGGACGCTTTTTTCCAGAAAAACTGGCAGCGGGTGGAAGAGGGCCTCCGGACGGAGCTCACTTTGGCCGAGGAGGGCTATCGTCAGGCCCTGGAGCGCAGGCAGTCCTTCATGCGCAAGACCACGCTGTTGCAGGACAGGGTTGAGCTGGATTTCATACAGGGTATTCAAATCTCTGGACAGCAGGCGATTTTGCTTACCTTATCCAACGCAGGTGGTGATGAGCCGTATGGAGAGAGGCTCCGGATTCTCAGGAGAATCTACGAGATAGAGGACCGCCTGACCTTGGCAGAAGGAGGAGAACGCCAGGCTCTTCTAGCTGAAAAAAAACGCTTGGAACTTCAACTGCAAAGGTTGGAAGAGCGCATAAGGGTTCTCCAGGAGCGTATCGCTCAGGCAGAGGAGGAACTGGCGGCTCTAGACGAAGCGGTCGCTCGTGCCAAGGAGATCTACCTAGCTTTGAATAAACAGGCTAGCGAGATCCGCCTCGCACGTTCGCAGGGAGAATGGGCCTCGGTGCTGGCCCCCGCCTACCCCGTCTACGAGAAGGTGGCCCCCAGGCGCGGCCTCTTCCTGGCTTTGGCCCTGGGCCTGGGCCTGATGCTGGGGGTGATGGCCGCCTTCGTGGCCGAGGCCCTTAGGCCCAAGGGGGAGCCTGCCCCCGCCTAG
- the wbaP gene encoding undecaprenyl-phosphate galactose phosphotransferase WbaP, producing MALLLFDALALEASLFLAYLVRGALLPVQVPLEALLPVAWALLLFPLGYALAGLYPGYGLPAVERVRRKVQVTLLLFLALIAWNWLFIQEGWSRGVLLLAMGFSLVLVPLGGALAREVLARLGLWGVPVLVLGAGKTGALVVRKLREDPVLGLRPVALLDDDPAKWGTEVEGIPVEGGVDQVEAFRKGGIRYAILAMPGVGRERLAALLQGLPFPHVILIPDLFGLQSLWVSSRDLGGVLGLEVKKNLLLRRNWVLKRLLDYLLGLPLTLLALPVMGLAALWIKRVSPGPAFFTQEREGYQGRTIRILKLRTMYPDAEARLQRHLEENPQAREEWERFFKLKEDPRVLPGVGQFLRRTSLDELPQLFSVLKGEMSLVGPRPFPRYHLEKFSPEFRELRRSVLPGLTGLWQVSVRSEGDLEVQEALDTYYIRNWSIWLDLHILARTVWVVLTRKGAY from the coding sequence ATGGCGTTGCTCCTCTTTGATGCCCTGGCCCTCGAGGCCTCCCTCTTTCTGGCCTACCTGGTGCGAGGGGCTCTTCTTCCCGTCCAGGTGCCCCTCGAGGCCCTTCTCCCCGTGGCTTGGGCTCTCCTCCTCTTCCCCCTGGGCTACGCCCTGGCGGGCCTTTACCCCGGCTATGGGCTTCCCGCCGTGGAGAGGGTGCGGCGGAAGGTCCAGGTCACCCTGCTCCTCTTCCTGGCCCTTATCGCTTGGAACTGGCTCTTCATCCAGGAAGGCTGGAGCCGGGGGGTGCTCCTTCTGGCCATGGGGTTTTCCCTGGTTCTCGTCCCCTTGGGAGGGGCTTTGGCCCGGGAGGTCCTGGCCCGGCTGGGCCTTTGGGGGGTTCCGGTCCTTGTCCTTGGGGCGGGAAAGACGGGGGCTTTGGTGGTTAGGAAACTGAGGGAAGACCCTGTTCTGGGCCTTCGCCCCGTGGCCCTCCTGGACGACGACCCCGCCAAGTGGGGAACGGAGGTGGAAGGGATTCCCGTTGAGGGGGGGGTGGACCAGGTGGAGGCCTTCCGCAAGGGGGGGATACGCTACGCCATCCTGGCCATGCCGGGGGTGGGCCGGGAGAGGCTCGCCGCCCTCCTGCAAGGCCTGCCCTTTCCCCACGTGATCCTGATCCCAGACCTTTTCGGCCTCCAGAGCCTTTGGGTTTCCAGCCGGGACCTGGGAGGGGTCTTGGGGCTGGAGGTGAAGAAGAACCTCCTCCTTCGCAGGAATTGGGTGTTAAAGCGCCTTCTGGACTACCTTCTGGGCCTTCCCCTTACCCTTCTCGCCCTGCCCGTGATGGGTTTAGCGGCCCTCTGGATCAAGCGGGTAAGCCCTGGGCCCGCCTTTTTCACCCAGGAGCGGGAGGGGTACCAGGGGCGCACCATCCGCATCCTTAAGCTTCGCACCATGTATCCGGATGCGGAGGCGCGCCTCCAGCGCCACCTGGAGGAAAACCCCCAGGCCCGGGAGGAGTGGGAGCGCTTCTTCAAGCTCAAGGAGGACCCCCGGGTTCTCCCCGGCGTGGGGCAGTTTCTCCGCCGTACCAGCCTGGACGAGCTTCCCCAGCTCTTCAGCGTCCTGAAAGGGGAGATGAGCCTGGTGGGGCCAAGGCCCTTTCCCCGGTACCACCTGGAGAAGTTCAGCCCGGAGTTCCGGGAGCTGAGGCGAAGCGTCCTACCTGGCCTTACGGGGCTATGGCAGGTTTCCGTCCGGAGCGAGGGGGACCTCGAGGTCCAGGAGGCCCTGGACACCTACTACATCCGCAACTGGTCCATCTGGCTGGACCTCCACATCCTGGCCCGCACGGTCTGGGTGGTCCTCACCCGCAAAGGGGCGTACTGA
- the fcl gene encoding GDP-L-fucose synthase, with protein MDKGSKIYVAGHRGLVGGAILRRLRAEGYENLVLRTRQELDLTDQRAVYRFFEEERPEYVFLAAAKVGGILANATYPADFIRENLLIQTNVIDAAYRYGVKKLLFLGSSCIYPKLAPQPMKEEYLLTGPLEPTNEAYAVAKIAGIKMVQAYRRQYGFRAISLMPTNLYGPGDNFDLETSHVIPALIRKFHEAKEAGQKEVVVWGTGTPRREFLHVDDLADAAVFLMRHYEEEEIINVGVGEDISVRELASLIARVVGFEGEIVYDPTKPDGTPRKLLDVSRLFAMGWRPKVSLEEGLRQTYAWFRNNWVGARGLGKA; from the coding sequence GTGGATAAGGGGTCCAAGATTTACGTGGCTGGTCACCGGGGCTTGGTGGGGGGGGCCATCCTGCGCCGGTTACGGGCGGAGGGTTATGAAAACCTGGTGCTGAGAACGCGCCAAGAGCTTGACCTCACCGATCAGCGGGCCGTCTACCGCTTCTTTGAGGAGGAGCGGCCGGAGTACGTTTTCCTAGCCGCGGCCAAGGTGGGGGGTATCCTGGCTAACGCCACCTATCCGGCCGACTTCATCCGGGAGAACCTCCTCATTCAGACCAACGTCATCGACGCTGCTTACCGCTATGGGGTCAAGAAGCTGCTTTTCCTGGGTTCTAGCTGTATTTATCCCAAGCTCGCACCCCAGCCCATGAAGGAGGAGTACTTGCTCACCGGTCCTCTGGAGCCCACCAATGAGGCGTATGCCGTGGCCAAAATCGCCGGGATCAAGATGGTTCAAGCCTACCGCCGCCAGTACGGCTTCCGGGCCATCAGCCTAATGCCCACCAACCTCTACGGGCCAGGGGACAACTTTGATCTGGAAACGTCCCACGTGATACCTGCCCTTATCCGCAAATTCCATGAGGCCAAGGAGGCGGGGCAGAAGGAGGTGGTGGTCTGGGGCACGGGGACTCCTAGGCGGGAGTTCCTCCATGTGGACGACTTGGCGGACGCCGCCGTTTTTCTCATGCGCCACTACGAGGAGGAGGAGATCATCAACGTGGGAGTGGGCGAGGACATAAGCGTCCGGGAACTCGCTTCGCTCATCGCCCGTGTGGTGGGTTTTGAAGGGGAGATCGTTTACGATCCCACTAAGCCGGACGGCACCCCCAGAAAGCTTCTGGACGTTTCCCGCCTCTTCGCCATGGGGTGGCGGCCCAAGGTTTCCTTGGAGGAGGGTTTGCGGCAAACTTATGCGTGGTTTAGAAACAACTGGGTGGGGGCACGGGGCCTTGGTAAAGCCTGA
- the gmd gene encoding GDP-mannose 4,6-dehydratase yields the protein MKRALITGITGQDGSYLAEFLLAKGYEVHGIIRRSSVFNTSRIDHLYRDPHEPGAQLFLHYGDLTDGTGLRRILEKVQPDEIYNLGAQSHVKVSFEQPEYTADVVALGTLRLLEAVRDYAQTWGRQVRFYQAGSSEMFGAAPPPQNEKTPFYPRSPYAVSKVAAYWYAVNYREAYGLFIANGILFNHESERRGETFVTRKITRAAGRIKMGLQKKLYLGNLEAKRDWGYAPDYVEAMWLMLQQPEPDDYVVATGEAHSVREFLEEAFGLLGLDPSAHVEIDPRYFRPTEVDFLLGDASKARERLGWQPKVTFKELVRRMVEHDLELAKQERTLVDAGHRIALLGVVDRG from the coding sequence ATGAAAAGGGCTTTGATTACTGGCATCACGGGGCAGGACGGCAGCTACCTCGCCGAGTTTCTCCTTGCCAAGGGGTATGAGGTTCACGGCATCATCCGGCGTTCCAGCGTTTTTAACACGAGCCGCATAGACCACCTTTACCGGGATCCCCACGAACCGGGTGCGCAACTTTTTCTTCACTACGGAGACCTGACGGACGGCACCGGGCTCAGGCGCATCCTTGAAAAGGTTCAGCCGGACGAGATCTACAACTTGGGGGCCCAGTCCCATGTCAAGGTTTCTTTTGAGCAACCCGAGTACACAGCGGATGTGGTGGCCTTGGGAACCTTGAGGCTGCTGGAAGCGGTGCGGGACTACGCCCAGACCTGGGGCAGGCAGGTGCGCTTCTATCAGGCCGGCTCTTCGGAGATGTTTGGCGCTGCCCCGCCACCCCAGAACGAGAAGACCCCTTTTTATCCCCGGAGCCCCTATGCGGTGAGCAAGGTGGCCGCCTACTGGTACGCTGTGAACTACCGGGAAGCCTACGGCCTTTTCATCGCAAACGGTATCCTTTTCAACCACGAGTCGGAAAGGCGTGGGGAAACCTTTGTCACCCGAAAGATTACCCGGGCTGCGGGTCGCATCAAGATGGGGTTACAAAAGAAGCTTTACCTGGGCAACCTGGAAGCCAAACGGGACTGGGGCTATGCCCCGGACTACGTGGAGGCCATGTGGCTCATGCTCCAGCAACCCGAGCCCGACGACTATGTGGTGGCTACCGGGGAGGCCCACTCGGTGCGGGAGTTCCTAGAGGAAGCCTTTGGGCTTCTGGGGTTGGACCCCTCCGCTCACGTGGAGATTGACCCCCGCTACTTCCGGCCCACAGAGGTGGACTTCCTATTGGGCGATGCCTCTAAGGCCCGAGAAAGGTTGGGTTGGCAACCTAAAGTCACCTTCAAGGAATTGGTGCGCCGCATGGTGGAACATGACCTGGAGCTCGCCAAACAAGAGCGCACCCTGGTGGACGCGGGGCACCGGATCGCCCTTCTGGGGGTGGTGGATCGTGGATAA
- a CDS encoding WecB/TagA/CpsF family glycosyltransferase: protein MVQILGMRVDPTSYEEATGKAIAWAEAGESRYICVANVHMVMEAYDDPSFRTLVNAADLVTPDGMPLVWMLRRLGHPHQERVYGPELTLRVCEEAARRGVPVGFYGGHPEALEALVGNLKSRFPGLQVVYSYSPPFRALTPEEDKRVTEEINASGARILFVGLGCPKQERWMAEHKGKVRAVMLGVGAAFDFHAGRVRQAPAWMQRMGLEWLFRFFQEPGRLWRRYLKHNPRFLLLVFLELTRMRRFA, encoded by the coding sequence ATGGTTCAGATCCTGGGCATGCGGGTGGACCCCACCAGTTATGAGGAGGCCACGGGAAAGGCAATCGCCTGGGCGGAAGCGGGGGAGAGCCGCTACATCTGCGTGGCCAACGTGCACATGGTCATGGAGGCCTACGATGACCCCAGTTTCCGCACCCTGGTGAACGCCGCCGACCTGGTTACCCCGGACGGGATGCCCCTGGTCTGGATGCTCCGTAGGCTTGGCCACCCCCACCAGGAGCGGGTTTACGGCCCCGAGCTCACCTTGAGGGTCTGCGAGGAAGCGGCCAGGCGGGGTGTACCCGTGGGCTTTTACGGGGGGCACCCCGAGGCCCTGGAAGCCTTGGTAGGCAACCTAAAGTCCCGCTTCCCTGGCCTCCAGGTGGTTTATTCCTATAGCCCTCCCTTCCGCGCCCTGACCCCTGAGGAAGACAAAAGGGTGACGGAGGAGATCAACGCTTCGGGTGCCCGGATCCTCTTCGTGGGGCTGGGCTGTCCCAAGCAGGAGCGGTGGATGGCCGAGCACAAGGGCAAGGTCCGGGCGGTGATGCTGGGTGTGGGGGCCGCCTTTGATTTCCATGCGGGGCGGGTGCGTCAGGCTCCAGCCTGGATGCAGAGGATGGGTTTGGAGTGGCTCTTCAGGTTTTTCCAGGAGCCCGGGCGGCTTTGGCGCCGCTACCTTAAGCACAATCCCCGTTTTCTCCTTTTGGTCTTTTTGGAGTTAACGCGGATGCGGAGGTTTGCATGA
- a CDS encoding glycosyltransferase family 4 protein, with translation MVLPSRRVKMRILKLHTHYQQPGGEDSSFAAEVALLQERGHLVRPLVFHNKDLEGLPPWRQAGLTLWNREAYRRVREAIREHRPDLLHVHNTFPLASPAVVHAAKAEGVPVVMTLHNFRLLCVNALFFRQGRVCEECLGGLPWRGVLHGCYRESRPASAVVAGMLTLHRALGTWNLVDRFIALTAFAREKFLQAGFPPEKVVVKPNFVHPDPGPGEGRGGYALFVGRLSPEKGVFTLLEAWKRLGGRVLLKVVGDGPLMPEVARLAQEVPGVEVLGRKGPDEVYALMGEASFLVFSSEWYEGFPRVLVEAFAKGLPLLASALGSHGSIVDHGRTGLHFRPGDPEDLAAQVEWLLTHPVELAQMRKEARAEYEAKYTAERNYERLMAIYQGVLEGGR, from the coding sequence ATGGTCTTGCCTTCTCGCAGGGTAAAGATGCGCATCCTCAAGCTCCACACCCACTACCAGCAACCGGGCGGTGAGGACTCGTCCTTTGCCGCCGAAGTCGCTCTCCTTCAAGAGCGAGGGCACCTTGTGCGTCCCCTTGTCTTCCACAACAAGGACCTCGAGGGCCTCCCCCCCTGGCGGCAGGCGGGGCTCACCCTGTGGAATCGGGAAGCCTACCGGCGGGTGCGGGAGGCCATCCGGGAGCACCGGCCAGACCTCCTGCACGTGCACAACACCTTTCCCCTGGCCTCGCCGGCGGTCGTCCACGCCGCCAAGGCCGAGGGGGTGCCGGTGGTGATGACCCTCCATAACTTCCGCCTCCTGTGCGTGAACGCCCTCTTCTTTCGCCAGGGGCGGGTGTGTGAGGAGTGCCTGGGAGGCCTCCCCTGGCGCGGGGTCCTCCACGGGTGCTACCGGGAAAGCCGCCCGGCCAGCGCCGTGGTGGCGGGAATGCTCACCCTGCACCGGGCTTTGGGCACCTGGAACCTGGTGGACCGCTTCATCGCCCTCACGGCGTTCGCACGGGAAAAGTTCCTCCAGGCGGGCTTTCCCCCAGAGAAGGTGGTGGTGAAGCCCAACTTCGTCCACCCGGATCCGGGGCCGGGAGAGGGGCGGGGAGGGTACGCCCTCTTCGTGGGGCGCTTGTCTCCAGAAAAGGGGGTATTCACCTTGCTGGAGGCCTGGAAGCGGCTTGGGGGGAGGGTTCTCCTCAAGGTTGTGGGGGATGGGCCCCTCATGCCGGAGGTGGCCCGCCTGGCCCAGGAGGTGCCGGGGGTGGAGGTGCTGGGGCGCAAGGGGCCGGACGAGGTCTACGCCCTTATGGGGGAGGCCAGCTTCCTGGTCTTTTCCTCGGAGTGGTACGAGGGCTTCCCCAGGGTCTTGGTGGAGGCTTTCGCAAAAGGACTTCCGCTACTGGCTTCGGCTTTGGGCTCGCACGGAAGCATTGTGGACCATGGCCGCACCGGTCTCCACTTCCGCCCCGGGGATCCAGAGGACTTGGCGGCCCAGGTGGAGTGGCTCCTCACCCACCCAGTGGAGCTCGCCCAGATGCGCAAGGAGGCCCGGGCGGAGTACGAGGCCAAGTACACGGCGGAGCGGAACTACGAGCGGCTGATGGCCATCTATCAAGGGGTTTTGGAAGGGGGGCGATAG